In the genome of Candidatus Methylomirabilota bacterium, the window CACGTCGCTCGTCTTGTAGTCGATGATCACCGCGCCCAGCAGGTCTTCGTCCACCCGGTCGAAGCGCCCGCGCACGCGATCGGGCCCGAGCGTGAAGCCGAACTCCTTCTCCACCCACGTGGGCTTGACGCCGTCCGCCTCCTCCTGGTGCCAGAAGCGCCGGAGCGCCTCGCGACCGGCCGCCTTGCGCGCCTCCTCGTGCTCGCGGGTGAGGAAGCCCTCGGCCGGCTCGCTGGCCCCGGGACGGTCGCGCAGGATGTCCTCGCCGGCCCAGGCGCGCTCGTAGACGGCCAGCAGATCGTCCAGCGGCGTGTAGTTGCCGACGGCACGGCGCCGCAGGTAGTACTCCACGACCTTGTGGACCACCGCGCCGTAGGCGACGGCGTGGTGGCGGCGGATCGGGATCCGCTTGACGTGGATGTTCTGGTACTTGAGCGGGCAGGTCTGGTAGTCGTCGATCTGCTTGTGGCTGAGCACCAGCTCGCTGTCCGGGGGCAGCGGGCCCAGGGCCGCGTCCTCGCCGACGGCCGGCGGGCCGAAGCGCTCGATCTCCTCCACGGCGCGCGCCTTGACCGGGTGGGCCGCGTCGCGAGGCAAGTCGAGGGCCTCCAGCACGAACTGGCTCACCTTGCGCGGCCGGCCTCCGCCGTAGTCGCCGGCGCTGGTGAGGTAGAGCTCCCGCCGGGCCCGCGTCATGCCGACGTAAGCCAGCCGGCGCTCCTCCTGCAGGTGATGATCGCCGGTGGGCAGCGCATCCTTCATCAGCTCCACCGGCAGCTCGAGCGCGTCCCGGCGGCGCCGCGAGGGAAACTTGTCCTGGACCAGCGTGACCAGAAAGACGACGGGGAACTCCAGACCCTTGGCTTTGTGGACGGTGAGCACGCGCACCGCGGGCGTCTCCACGTCGGCCTCGGCCACGGCGGGATCGTCCCCGGCCTCGATCAGCGCGTCCAGGTGCTTGACGAACTCCCGCACGTTGTCGTAGCGCAGGGCCTGGGAGGCCGAGCGGACGCGATCGAAGAACTTCGCGATGTTCTTCGTCTCGGCCACGTCGCGCGCGGTCTCGGCCCGGTACATGCGGGTGAGCCAGCCGGAGTCCTTGATGAACTGGTAGAGCACCTCGCCGGTGGGCACCTCACGGGCCAGCTCCATGTAGCGCTCGAGGTCGGCCACCAGGTGGCGGATCGCCGCGTGGCCGGCCTCGCCGATCTCGTCGCGGAGCTCGCGGATCTCGGCCGTCCGCCGGAGCACGTCGAACAGGTGGACGTGCCGGCGGTCGGCGTGGGTCGAGCAGCGGGTGAGATCCACGATGGGCACGTCGTAGAGGTCGGACGACGCCAGGTAGTGCAGGCTCACCGATTCGTCGGTGTGCACGAGCGAGCGCAGGAACGCGATGAGCAGGCGGATCTCCGGCCGGCCGTACAGCCCGGAGTTGCCGGAGAACGTCCAGGGCACGCCCTTGAGGTTCAGGGAGCGCAGGAACT includes:
- a CDS encoding ATP-dependent DNA helicase, whose product is MAADRILEGLNEGQRAAVTHDAGPLLIVAGAGTGKTTVITRRIAWLIAARRARPEEILALTFTDKAAAEMEERVDTLVPYGYADVEIATFHAFGDRILREHALEIGLTPDFRVLNRAEQIIFLRDRLFELPLSHYRPLGDPTRHIHALITLISRCKDEDLAPEEYQAHAEHLARAAAAADDFEAARERASQQRELAATYASYQELMARHGYVDFGDQIVLVLRLLRARPYVLSGYQRRFRYVLVDEFQDTNHAQFELVKLLAARHGNVAVVADDDQAVYRWRGAAISNVLGFQTVYPEARQVVLTESYRAHQSILDAAHRLITHNNPDRLEVRSGISKRLVAVHQPPGPAPLHRHFETGTQEADAVAELIRERVAAGVWKPDDVAILVRSNDDADQFLRSLNLKGVPWTFSGNSGLYGRPEIRLLIAFLRSLVHTDESVSLHYLASSDLYDVPIVDLTRCSTHADRRHVHLFDVLRRTAEIRELRDEIGEAGHAAIRHLVADLERYMELAREVPTGEVLYQFIKDSGWLTRMYRAETARDVAETKNIAKFFDRVRSASQALRYDNVREFVKHLDALIEAGDDPAVAEADVETPAVRVLTVHKAKGLEFPVVFLVTLVQDKFPSRRRRDALELPVELMKDALPTGDHHLQEERRLAYVGMTRARRELYLTSAGDYGGGRPRKVSQFVLEALDLPRDAAHPVKARAVEEIERFGPPAVGEDAALGPLPPDSELVLSHKQIDDYQTCPLKYQNIHVKRIPIRRHHAVAYGAVVHKVVEYYLRRRAVGNYTPLDDLLAVYERAWAGEDILRDRPGASEPAEGFLTREHEEARKAAGREALRRFWHQEEADGVKPTWVEKEFGFTLGPDRVRGRFDRVDEDLLGAVIIDYKTSDVTRQKDADRRVAGNLQLKMYALAWREMTGQLPQRVELRFIDANVVGRHTPTAGDTEEAIAAVKTAAAGIRTRRFEATPSWGACRSCAYNQICPFTATSE